A stretch of the Nicotiana tabacum cultivar K326 chromosome 6, ASM71507v2, whole genome shotgun sequence genome encodes the following:
- the LOC107796223 gene encoding uncharacterized protein LOC107796223 isoform X2, with amino-acid sequence MTLMASAISAPTASSSLSSFTNRRLSLTALSNSSILAPKVQLLKWIPYSGLTPFSSWNGLKQLSISKSQYSVQIVIVFTGRSRKHKGKGVYASLFGVGAPEALVIGVVALLVFGPKGLAEVARNLGKTLREFQPTIRELQEVSRDFKSTLEREIGLDDIKGSGQDTIKSSTTSRQEVDPNGSPLPSIASSSEEDMERLLRIAEAEKQAEKDLASLLESQSESQTVSQADNSSSAYSTEDYLKITEEQLKAAAQQQNETSIPEQSSFNAQSLSQADNSSSSDGAYSTEEVSKITELQPSSPQQSLSNAQSQSEETLKEAASAIPSSQKPESET; translated from the exons ATGACCCTCATGGCTTCTGCAATCTCTGCTCCTACTGCTTCTTCTTCACTATCATCATTCACTAACAGAAGACTTTCTTTGACTGCCCTTTCAAATTCTTCCATTTTAGCTCCCAAAGTTCAGTTGTTGAAGTGGATTCCTTACTCGGGTCTCACCCCTTTCTCTTCTTGGAATGGACTGAAGCAACTCTCCATTTCAAAATCTCAATATTCAGTACAAATTG TGATTGTGTTTACAGGAAGAAGTAGAAAACATAAAGGGAAAGGTGTTTATGCATCTCTGTTTGGTGTTGGTGCACCTGAGGCACTAGTAATTGGGGTTGTGGCCTTGCTTGTGTTTGGCCCTAAAGGTCTTGCCGAG GTTGCTCGTAACCTGGGGAAAACTTTGCGTGAATTTCAACCTACTATCAGAGAACTTCAG GAAGTTTCAAGGGACTTCAAGAGCACACTTGAGCGAGAGATTGGACTTGATGACATTAAAGGTTCAGGCCAAGACACAATTAAGTCTAGCACAACTTCAAGACAGGAGGTTGATCCCA ATGGTTCTCCATTGCCAAGCATAGCTTCCTCAAGTGAGGAGGACATGGAAAGGCTGCTGAGAATCGCTGAGGCTGAAAAACAAGCTGAGAAAGACCTTGCATCCTTACTTGAAAGTCAATCTGAATCCCAAACTGTGTCGCAAG CAGATAATTCTTCTTCAGCATACTCAACTGAAGATTACTTGAAGATCACCGAGGAGCAGCTAAAAGCAGCTGCTCAGCAGCAGAATGAGACATCTATTCCCGAGCAAAGCTCCTTCAACGCCCAAAGCCTGTCGCAAG CGGATAACTCATCTTCCTCAGATGGAGCATATTCAACTGAAGAGGTTTCGAAGATCACTGAGCTGCAGCCATCTTCTCCCCAGCAAAGCCTCTCCAATGCCCAAAGCCAGTCGGAAG AAACTCTGAAAGAAGCTGCCTCGGCAATCCCTTCTTCCCAGAAGCCTGAGAGTGAGACATAG
- the LOC107796223 gene encoding uncharacterized protein LOC107796223 isoform X1, translated as MTLMASAISAPTASSSLSSFTNRRLSLTALSNSSILAPKVQLLKWIPYSGLTPFSSWNGLKQLSISKSQYSVQIVIVFTGRSRKHKGKGVYASLFGVGAPEALVIGVVALLVFGPKGLAEVARNLGKTLREFQPTIRELQEVSRDFKSTLEREIGLDDIKGSGQDTIKSSTTSRQEVDPNGSPLPSIASSSEEDMERLLRIAEAEKQAEKDLASLLESQSESQTVSQVADNSSSAYSTEDYLKITEEQLKAAAQQQNETSIPEQSSFNAQSLSQADNSSSSDGAYSTEEVSKITELQPSSPQQSLSNAQSQSEETLKEAASAIPSSQKPESET; from the exons ATGACCCTCATGGCTTCTGCAATCTCTGCTCCTACTGCTTCTTCTTCACTATCATCATTCACTAACAGAAGACTTTCTTTGACTGCCCTTTCAAATTCTTCCATTTTAGCTCCCAAAGTTCAGTTGTTGAAGTGGATTCCTTACTCGGGTCTCACCCCTTTCTCTTCTTGGAATGGACTGAAGCAACTCTCCATTTCAAAATCTCAATATTCAGTACAAATTG TGATTGTGTTTACAGGAAGAAGTAGAAAACATAAAGGGAAAGGTGTTTATGCATCTCTGTTTGGTGTTGGTGCACCTGAGGCACTAGTAATTGGGGTTGTGGCCTTGCTTGTGTTTGGCCCTAAAGGTCTTGCCGAG GTTGCTCGTAACCTGGGGAAAACTTTGCGTGAATTTCAACCTACTATCAGAGAACTTCAG GAAGTTTCAAGGGACTTCAAGAGCACACTTGAGCGAGAGATTGGACTTGATGACATTAAAGGTTCAGGCCAAGACACAATTAAGTCTAGCACAACTTCAAGACAGGAGGTTGATCCCA ATGGTTCTCCATTGCCAAGCATAGCTTCCTCAAGTGAGGAGGACATGGAAAGGCTGCTGAGAATCGCTGAGGCTGAAAAACAAGCTGAGAAAGACCTTGCATCCTTACTTGAAAGTCAATCTGAATCCCAAACTGTGTCGCAAG TAGCAGATAATTCTTCTTCAGCATACTCAACTGAAGATTACTTGAAGATCACCGAGGAGCAGCTAAAAGCAGCTGCTCAGCAGCAGAATGAGACATCTATTCCCGAGCAAAGCTCCTTCAACGCCCAAAGCCTGTCGCAAG CGGATAACTCATCTTCCTCAGATGGAGCATATTCAACTGAAGAGGTTTCGAAGATCACTGAGCTGCAGCCATCTTCTCCCCAGCAAAGCCTCTCCAATGCCCAAAGCCAGTCGGAAG AAACTCTGAAAGAAGCTGCCTCGGCAATCCCTTCTTCCCAGAAGCCTGAGAGTGAGACATAG
- the LOC107796223 gene encoding uncharacterized protein LOC107796223 isoform X11 produces the protein MTLMASAISAPTASSSLSSFTNRRLSLTALSNSSILAPKVQLLKWIPYSGLTPFSSWNGLKQLSISKSQYSVQIGRSRKHKGKGVYASLFGVGAPEALVIGVVALLVFGPKGLAEVARNLGKTLREFQPTIRELQEVSRDFKSTLEREIGLDDIKGSGQDTIKSSTTSRQEVDPNGSPLPSIASSSEEDMERLLRIAEAEKQAEKDLASLLESQSESQTVSQADNSSSAYSTEDYLKITEEQLKAAAQQQNETSIPEQSSFNAQSLSQDGAYSTEEVSKITELQPSSPQQSLSNAQSQSEETLKEAASAIPSSQKPESET, from the exons ATGACCCTCATGGCTTCTGCAATCTCTGCTCCTACTGCTTCTTCTTCACTATCATCATTCACTAACAGAAGACTTTCTTTGACTGCCCTTTCAAATTCTTCCATTTTAGCTCCCAAAGTTCAGTTGTTGAAGTGGATTCCTTACTCGGGTCTCACCCCTTTCTCTTCTTGGAATGGACTGAAGCAACTCTCCATTTCAAAATCTCAATATTCAGTACAAATTG GAAGAAGTAGAAAACATAAAGGGAAAGGTGTTTATGCATCTCTGTTTGGTGTTGGTGCACCTGAGGCACTAGTAATTGGGGTTGTGGCCTTGCTTGTGTTTGGCCCTAAAGGTCTTGCCGAG GTTGCTCGTAACCTGGGGAAAACTTTGCGTGAATTTCAACCTACTATCAGAGAACTTCAG GAAGTTTCAAGGGACTTCAAGAGCACACTTGAGCGAGAGATTGGACTTGATGACATTAAAGGTTCAGGCCAAGACACAATTAAGTCTAGCACAACTTCAAGACAGGAGGTTGATCCCA ATGGTTCTCCATTGCCAAGCATAGCTTCCTCAAGTGAGGAGGACATGGAAAGGCTGCTGAGAATCGCTGAGGCTGAAAAACAAGCTGAGAAAGACCTTGCATCCTTACTTGAAAGTCAATCTGAATCCCAAACTGTGTCGCAAG CAGATAATTCTTCTTCAGCATACTCAACTGAAGATTACTTGAAGATCACCGAGGAGCAGCTAAAAGCAGCTGCTCAGCAGCAGAATGAGACATCTATTCCCGAGCAAAGCTCCTTCAACGCCCAAAGCCTGTCGCAAG ATGGAGCATATTCAACTGAAGAGGTTTCGAAGATCACTGAGCTGCAGCCATCTTCTCCCCAGCAAAGCCTCTCCAATGCCCAAAGCCAGTCGGAAG AAACTCTGAAAGAAGCTGCCTCGGCAATCCCTTCTTCCCAGAAGCCTGAGAGTGAGACATAG
- the LOC107796223 gene encoding sec-independent protein translocase protein TATB, chloroplastic isoform X12 — protein sequence MTLMASAISAPTASSSLSSFTNRRLSLTALSNSSILAPKVQLLKWIPYSGLTPFSSWNGLKQLSISKSQYSVQIGRSRKHKGKGVYASLFGVGAPEALVIGVVALLVFGPKGLAEVARNLGKTLREFQPTIRELQEVSRDFKSTLEREIGLDDIKGSGQDTIKSSTTSRQEVDPNGSPLPSIASSSEEDMERLLRIAEAEKQAEKDLASLLESQSESQTVSQDNSSSAYSTEDYLKITEEQLKAAAQQQNETSIPEQSSFNAQSLSQDGAYSTEEVSKITELQPSSPQQSLSNAQSQSEETLKEAASAIPSSQKPESET from the exons ATGACCCTCATGGCTTCTGCAATCTCTGCTCCTACTGCTTCTTCTTCACTATCATCATTCACTAACAGAAGACTTTCTTTGACTGCCCTTTCAAATTCTTCCATTTTAGCTCCCAAAGTTCAGTTGTTGAAGTGGATTCCTTACTCGGGTCTCACCCCTTTCTCTTCTTGGAATGGACTGAAGCAACTCTCCATTTCAAAATCTCAATATTCAGTACAAATTG GAAGAAGTAGAAAACATAAAGGGAAAGGTGTTTATGCATCTCTGTTTGGTGTTGGTGCACCTGAGGCACTAGTAATTGGGGTTGTGGCCTTGCTTGTGTTTGGCCCTAAAGGTCTTGCCGAG GTTGCTCGTAACCTGGGGAAAACTTTGCGTGAATTTCAACCTACTATCAGAGAACTTCAG GAAGTTTCAAGGGACTTCAAGAGCACACTTGAGCGAGAGATTGGACTTGATGACATTAAAGGTTCAGGCCAAGACACAATTAAGTCTAGCACAACTTCAAGACAGGAGGTTGATCCCA ATGGTTCTCCATTGCCAAGCATAGCTTCCTCAAGTGAGGAGGACATGGAAAGGCTGCTGAGAATCGCTGAGGCTGAAAAACAAGCTGAGAAAGACCTTGCATCCTTACTTGAAAGTCAATCTGAATCCCAAACTGTGTCGCAAG ATAATTCTTCTTCAGCATACTCAACTGAAGATTACTTGAAGATCACCGAGGAGCAGCTAAAAGCAGCTGCTCAGCAGCAGAATGAGACATCTATTCCCGAGCAAAGCTCCTTCAACGCCCAAAGCCTGTCGCAAG ATGGAGCATATTCAACTGAAGAGGTTTCGAAGATCACTGAGCTGCAGCCATCTTCTCCCCAGCAAAGCCTCTCCAATGCCCAAAGCCAGTCGGAAG AAACTCTGAAAGAAGCTGCCTCGGCAATCCCTTCTTCCCAGAAGCCTGAGAGTGAGACATAG
- the LOC107796223 gene encoding uncharacterized protein LOC107796223 isoform X5 — MTLMASAISAPTASSSLSSFTNRRLSLTALSNSSILAPKVQLLKWIPYSGLTPFSSWNGLKQLSISKSQYSVQIGRSRKHKGKGVYASLFGVGAPEALVIGVVALLVFGPKGLAEVARNLGKTLREFQPTIRELQEVSRDFKSTLEREIGLDDIKGSGQDTIKSSTTSRQEVDPNGSPLPSIASSSEEDMERLLRIAEAEKQAEKDLASLLESQSESQTVSQADNSSSAYSTEDYLKITEEQLKAAAQQQNETSIPEQSSFNAQSLSQADNSSSSDGAYSTEEVSKITELQPSSPQQSLSNAQSQSEETLKEAASAIPSSQKPESET; from the exons ATGACCCTCATGGCTTCTGCAATCTCTGCTCCTACTGCTTCTTCTTCACTATCATCATTCACTAACAGAAGACTTTCTTTGACTGCCCTTTCAAATTCTTCCATTTTAGCTCCCAAAGTTCAGTTGTTGAAGTGGATTCCTTACTCGGGTCTCACCCCTTTCTCTTCTTGGAATGGACTGAAGCAACTCTCCATTTCAAAATCTCAATATTCAGTACAAATTG GAAGAAGTAGAAAACATAAAGGGAAAGGTGTTTATGCATCTCTGTTTGGTGTTGGTGCACCTGAGGCACTAGTAATTGGGGTTGTGGCCTTGCTTGTGTTTGGCCCTAAAGGTCTTGCCGAG GTTGCTCGTAACCTGGGGAAAACTTTGCGTGAATTTCAACCTACTATCAGAGAACTTCAG GAAGTTTCAAGGGACTTCAAGAGCACACTTGAGCGAGAGATTGGACTTGATGACATTAAAGGTTCAGGCCAAGACACAATTAAGTCTAGCACAACTTCAAGACAGGAGGTTGATCCCA ATGGTTCTCCATTGCCAAGCATAGCTTCCTCAAGTGAGGAGGACATGGAAAGGCTGCTGAGAATCGCTGAGGCTGAAAAACAAGCTGAGAAAGACCTTGCATCCTTACTTGAAAGTCAATCTGAATCCCAAACTGTGTCGCAAG CAGATAATTCTTCTTCAGCATACTCAACTGAAGATTACTTGAAGATCACCGAGGAGCAGCTAAAAGCAGCTGCTCAGCAGCAGAATGAGACATCTATTCCCGAGCAAAGCTCCTTCAACGCCCAAAGCCTGTCGCAAG CGGATAACTCATCTTCCTCAGATGGAGCATATTCAACTGAAGAGGTTTCGAAGATCACTGAGCTGCAGCCATCTTCTCCCCAGCAAAGCCTCTCCAATGCCCAAAGCCAGTCGGAAG AAACTCTGAAAGAAGCTGCCTCGGCAATCCCTTCTTCCCAGAAGCCTGAGAGTGAGACATAG
- the LOC107796223 gene encoding sec-independent protein translocase protein TATB, chloroplastic isoform X10 encodes MTLMASAISAPTASSSLSSFTNRRLSLTALSNSSILAPKVQLLKWIPYSGLTPFSSWNGLKQLSISKSQYSVQIGRSRKHKGKGVYASLFGVGAPEALVIGVVALLVFGPKGLAEVARNLGKTLREFQPTIRELQEVSRDFKSTLEREIGLDDIKGSGQDTIKSSTTSRQEVDPNGSPLPSIASSSEEDMERLLRIAEAEKQAEKDLASLLESQSESQTVSQVADNSSSAYSTEDYLKITEEQLKAAAQQQNETSIPEQSSFNAQSLSQDGAYSTEEVSKITELQPSSPQQSLSNAQSQSEETLKEAASAIPSSQKPESET; translated from the exons ATGACCCTCATGGCTTCTGCAATCTCTGCTCCTACTGCTTCTTCTTCACTATCATCATTCACTAACAGAAGACTTTCTTTGACTGCCCTTTCAAATTCTTCCATTTTAGCTCCCAAAGTTCAGTTGTTGAAGTGGATTCCTTACTCGGGTCTCACCCCTTTCTCTTCTTGGAATGGACTGAAGCAACTCTCCATTTCAAAATCTCAATATTCAGTACAAATTG GAAGAAGTAGAAAACATAAAGGGAAAGGTGTTTATGCATCTCTGTTTGGTGTTGGTGCACCTGAGGCACTAGTAATTGGGGTTGTGGCCTTGCTTGTGTTTGGCCCTAAAGGTCTTGCCGAG GTTGCTCGTAACCTGGGGAAAACTTTGCGTGAATTTCAACCTACTATCAGAGAACTTCAG GAAGTTTCAAGGGACTTCAAGAGCACACTTGAGCGAGAGATTGGACTTGATGACATTAAAGGTTCAGGCCAAGACACAATTAAGTCTAGCACAACTTCAAGACAGGAGGTTGATCCCA ATGGTTCTCCATTGCCAAGCATAGCTTCCTCAAGTGAGGAGGACATGGAAAGGCTGCTGAGAATCGCTGAGGCTGAAAAACAAGCTGAGAAAGACCTTGCATCCTTACTTGAAAGTCAATCTGAATCCCAAACTGTGTCGCAAG TAGCAGATAATTCTTCTTCAGCATACTCAACTGAAGATTACTTGAAGATCACCGAGGAGCAGCTAAAAGCAGCTGCTCAGCAGCAGAATGAGACATCTATTCCCGAGCAAAGCTCCTTCAACGCCCAAAGCCTGTCGCAAG ATGGAGCATATTCAACTGAAGAGGTTTCGAAGATCACTGAGCTGCAGCCATCTTCTCCCCAGCAAAGCCTCTCCAATGCCCAAAGCCAGTCGGAAG AAACTCTGAAAGAAGCTGCCTCGGCAATCCCTTCTTCCCAGAAGCCTGAGAGTGAGACATAG
- the LOC107796223 gene encoding sec-independent protein translocase protein TATB, chloroplastic isoform X3, translating to MTLMASAISAPTASSSLSSFTNRRLSLTALSNSSILAPKVQLLKWIPYSGLTPFSSWNGLKQLSISKSQYSVQIVIVFTGRSRKHKGKGVYASLFGVGAPEALVIGVVALLVFGPKGLAEVARNLGKTLREFQPTIRELQEVSRDFKSTLEREIGLDDIKGSGQDTIKSSTTSRQEVDPNGSPLPSIASSSEEDMERLLRIAEAEKQAEKDLASLLESQSESQTVSQDNSSSAYSTEDYLKITEEQLKAAAQQQNETSIPEQSSFNAQSLSQADNSSSSDGAYSTEEVSKITELQPSSPQQSLSNAQSQSEETLKEAASAIPSSQKPESET from the exons ATGACCCTCATGGCTTCTGCAATCTCTGCTCCTACTGCTTCTTCTTCACTATCATCATTCACTAACAGAAGACTTTCTTTGACTGCCCTTTCAAATTCTTCCATTTTAGCTCCCAAAGTTCAGTTGTTGAAGTGGATTCCTTACTCGGGTCTCACCCCTTTCTCTTCTTGGAATGGACTGAAGCAACTCTCCATTTCAAAATCTCAATATTCAGTACAAATTG TGATTGTGTTTACAGGAAGAAGTAGAAAACATAAAGGGAAAGGTGTTTATGCATCTCTGTTTGGTGTTGGTGCACCTGAGGCACTAGTAATTGGGGTTGTGGCCTTGCTTGTGTTTGGCCCTAAAGGTCTTGCCGAG GTTGCTCGTAACCTGGGGAAAACTTTGCGTGAATTTCAACCTACTATCAGAGAACTTCAG GAAGTTTCAAGGGACTTCAAGAGCACACTTGAGCGAGAGATTGGACTTGATGACATTAAAGGTTCAGGCCAAGACACAATTAAGTCTAGCACAACTTCAAGACAGGAGGTTGATCCCA ATGGTTCTCCATTGCCAAGCATAGCTTCCTCAAGTGAGGAGGACATGGAAAGGCTGCTGAGAATCGCTGAGGCTGAAAAACAAGCTGAGAAAGACCTTGCATCCTTACTTGAAAGTCAATCTGAATCCCAAACTGTGTCGCAAG ATAATTCTTCTTCAGCATACTCAACTGAAGATTACTTGAAGATCACCGAGGAGCAGCTAAAAGCAGCTGCTCAGCAGCAGAATGAGACATCTATTCCCGAGCAAAGCTCCTTCAACGCCCAAAGCCTGTCGCAAG CGGATAACTCATCTTCCTCAGATGGAGCATATTCAACTGAAGAGGTTTCGAAGATCACTGAGCTGCAGCCATCTTCTCCCCAGCAAAGCCTCTCCAATGCCCAAAGCCAGTCGGAAG AAACTCTGAAAGAAGCTGCCTCGGCAATCCCTTCTTCCCAGAAGCCTGAGAGTGAGACATAG
- the LOC107796223 gene encoding uncharacterized protein LOC107796223 isoform X4 codes for MTLMASAISAPTASSSLSSFTNRRLSLTALSNSSILAPKVQLLKWIPYSGLTPFSSWNGLKQLSISKSQYSVQIGRSRKHKGKGVYASLFGVGAPEALVIGVVALLVFGPKGLAEVARNLGKTLREFQPTIRELQEVSRDFKSTLEREIGLDDIKGSGQDTIKSSTTSRQEVDPNGSPLPSIASSSEEDMERLLRIAEAEKQAEKDLASLLESQSESQTVSQVADNSSSAYSTEDYLKITEEQLKAAAQQQNETSIPEQSSFNAQSLSQADNSSSSDGAYSTEEVSKITELQPSSPQQSLSNAQSQSEETLKEAASAIPSSQKPESET; via the exons ATGACCCTCATGGCTTCTGCAATCTCTGCTCCTACTGCTTCTTCTTCACTATCATCATTCACTAACAGAAGACTTTCTTTGACTGCCCTTTCAAATTCTTCCATTTTAGCTCCCAAAGTTCAGTTGTTGAAGTGGATTCCTTACTCGGGTCTCACCCCTTTCTCTTCTTGGAATGGACTGAAGCAACTCTCCATTTCAAAATCTCAATATTCAGTACAAATTG GAAGAAGTAGAAAACATAAAGGGAAAGGTGTTTATGCATCTCTGTTTGGTGTTGGTGCACCTGAGGCACTAGTAATTGGGGTTGTGGCCTTGCTTGTGTTTGGCCCTAAAGGTCTTGCCGAG GTTGCTCGTAACCTGGGGAAAACTTTGCGTGAATTTCAACCTACTATCAGAGAACTTCAG GAAGTTTCAAGGGACTTCAAGAGCACACTTGAGCGAGAGATTGGACTTGATGACATTAAAGGTTCAGGCCAAGACACAATTAAGTCTAGCACAACTTCAAGACAGGAGGTTGATCCCA ATGGTTCTCCATTGCCAAGCATAGCTTCCTCAAGTGAGGAGGACATGGAAAGGCTGCTGAGAATCGCTGAGGCTGAAAAACAAGCTGAGAAAGACCTTGCATCCTTACTTGAAAGTCAATCTGAATCCCAAACTGTGTCGCAAG TAGCAGATAATTCTTCTTCAGCATACTCAACTGAAGATTACTTGAAGATCACCGAGGAGCAGCTAAAAGCAGCTGCTCAGCAGCAGAATGAGACATCTATTCCCGAGCAAAGCTCCTTCAACGCCCAAAGCCTGTCGCAAG CGGATAACTCATCTTCCTCAGATGGAGCATATTCAACTGAAGAGGTTTCGAAGATCACTGAGCTGCAGCCATCTTCTCCCCAGCAAAGCCTCTCCAATGCCCAAAGCCAGTCGGAAG AAACTCTGAAAGAAGCTGCCTCGGCAATCCCTTCTTCCCAGAAGCCTGAGAGTGAGACATAG
- the LOC107796223 gene encoding sec-independent protein translocase protein TATB, chloroplastic isoform X6: MTLMASAISAPTASSSLSSFTNRRLSLTALSNSSILAPKVQLLKWIPYSGLTPFSSWNGLKQLSISKSQYSVQIGRSRKHKGKGVYASLFGVGAPEALVIGVVALLVFGPKGLAEVARNLGKTLREFQPTIRELQEVSRDFKSTLEREIGLDDIKGSGQDTIKSSTTSRQEVDPNGSPLPSIASSSEEDMERLLRIAEAEKQAEKDLASLLESQSESQTVSQDNSSSAYSTEDYLKITEEQLKAAAQQQNETSIPEQSSFNAQSLSQADNSSSSDGAYSTEEVSKITELQPSSPQQSLSNAQSQSEETLKEAASAIPSSQKPESET, translated from the exons ATGACCCTCATGGCTTCTGCAATCTCTGCTCCTACTGCTTCTTCTTCACTATCATCATTCACTAACAGAAGACTTTCTTTGACTGCCCTTTCAAATTCTTCCATTTTAGCTCCCAAAGTTCAGTTGTTGAAGTGGATTCCTTACTCGGGTCTCACCCCTTTCTCTTCTTGGAATGGACTGAAGCAACTCTCCATTTCAAAATCTCAATATTCAGTACAAATTG GAAGAAGTAGAAAACATAAAGGGAAAGGTGTTTATGCATCTCTGTTTGGTGTTGGTGCACCTGAGGCACTAGTAATTGGGGTTGTGGCCTTGCTTGTGTTTGGCCCTAAAGGTCTTGCCGAG GTTGCTCGTAACCTGGGGAAAACTTTGCGTGAATTTCAACCTACTATCAGAGAACTTCAG GAAGTTTCAAGGGACTTCAAGAGCACACTTGAGCGAGAGATTGGACTTGATGACATTAAAGGTTCAGGCCAAGACACAATTAAGTCTAGCACAACTTCAAGACAGGAGGTTGATCCCA ATGGTTCTCCATTGCCAAGCATAGCTTCCTCAAGTGAGGAGGACATGGAAAGGCTGCTGAGAATCGCTGAGGCTGAAAAACAAGCTGAGAAAGACCTTGCATCCTTACTTGAAAGTCAATCTGAATCCCAAACTGTGTCGCAAG ATAATTCTTCTTCAGCATACTCAACTGAAGATTACTTGAAGATCACCGAGGAGCAGCTAAAAGCAGCTGCTCAGCAGCAGAATGAGACATCTATTCCCGAGCAAAGCTCCTTCAACGCCCAAAGCCTGTCGCAAG CGGATAACTCATCTTCCTCAGATGGAGCATATTCAACTGAAGAGGTTTCGAAGATCACTGAGCTGCAGCCATCTTCTCCCCAGCAAAGCCTCTCCAATGCCCAAAGCCAGTCGGAAG AAACTCTGAAAGAAGCTGCCTCGGCAATCCCTTCTTCCCAGAAGCCTGAGAGTGAGACATAG
- the LOC107796223 gene encoding uncharacterized protein LOC107796223 isoform X8, with amino-acid sequence MTLMASAISAPTASSSLSSFTNRRLSLTALSNSSILAPKVQLLKWIPYSGLTPFSSWNGLKQLSISKSQYSVQIVIVFTGRSRKHKGKGVYASLFGVGAPEALVIGVVALLVFGPKGLAEVARNLGKTLREFQPTIRELQEVSRDFKSTLEREIGLDDIKGSGQDTIKSSTTSRQEVDPNGSPLPSIASSSEEDMERLLRIAEAEKQAEKDLASLLESQSESQTVSQADNSSSAYSTEDYLKITEEQLKAAAQQQNETSIPEQSSFNAQSLSQDGAYSTEEVSKITELQPSSPQQSLSNAQSQSEETLKEAASAIPSSQKPESET; translated from the exons ATGACCCTCATGGCTTCTGCAATCTCTGCTCCTACTGCTTCTTCTTCACTATCATCATTCACTAACAGAAGACTTTCTTTGACTGCCCTTTCAAATTCTTCCATTTTAGCTCCCAAAGTTCAGTTGTTGAAGTGGATTCCTTACTCGGGTCTCACCCCTTTCTCTTCTTGGAATGGACTGAAGCAACTCTCCATTTCAAAATCTCAATATTCAGTACAAATTG TGATTGTGTTTACAGGAAGAAGTAGAAAACATAAAGGGAAAGGTGTTTATGCATCTCTGTTTGGTGTTGGTGCACCTGAGGCACTAGTAATTGGGGTTGTGGCCTTGCTTGTGTTTGGCCCTAAAGGTCTTGCCGAG GTTGCTCGTAACCTGGGGAAAACTTTGCGTGAATTTCAACCTACTATCAGAGAACTTCAG GAAGTTTCAAGGGACTTCAAGAGCACACTTGAGCGAGAGATTGGACTTGATGACATTAAAGGTTCAGGCCAAGACACAATTAAGTCTAGCACAACTTCAAGACAGGAGGTTGATCCCA ATGGTTCTCCATTGCCAAGCATAGCTTCCTCAAGTGAGGAGGACATGGAAAGGCTGCTGAGAATCGCTGAGGCTGAAAAACAAGCTGAGAAAGACCTTGCATCCTTACTTGAAAGTCAATCTGAATCCCAAACTGTGTCGCAAG CAGATAATTCTTCTTCAGCATACTCAACTGAAGATTACTTGAAGATCACCGAGGAGCAGCTAAAAGCAGCTGCTCAGCAGCAGAATGAGACATCTATTCCCGAGCAAAGCTCCTTCAACGCCCAAAGCCTGTCGCAAG ATGGAGCATATTCAACTGAAGAGGTTTCGAAGATCACTGAGCTGCAGCCATCTTCTCCCCAGCAAAGCCTCTCCAATGCCCAAAGCCAGTCGGAAG AAACTCTGAAAGAAGCTGCCTCGGCAATCCCTTCTTCCCAGAAGCCTGAGAGTGAGACATAG